Within Caulobacter segnis, the genomic segment TAAAGCGTCGAGCGGGTGAAATAGAGGGCGCGGCCGCTCCTGCCGTCGGCTTCCATCGTGAGCACCGCCTTGACGACGTCGGGATTCGACCGGTCGGCCGGCGAGGCCTCGGGGGCCACGACGGTGGCGATATCGGCGTCGCCGAACTCCTTAAGTACGCGGGCGCAATCGCTGAGCACGGCCGGGTCGACGAACGGCATGTCGCCCTGCAGGTTGATGACCACGTCGTGCTTCGAACCCGGATCGAGTTGCGCCAGGGCCGCCAGGATCCGGTCCGAGCCGGACGGCAGTCGCGGGTCGGTCAGTACCGCCAGACCGCCAGCGGCTTGAACCGCCTCGACGATTTCGGGATCGCCGGCGGCCACCGCCACAGGGCCGACGCCGGCCTTCAGCGCCTGGTTCAGGACGCGGACGATCATCGGAACGCCGCCGATGTCGGCCAGCGGCTTGTTGGGCAGACGTGTCGCCGCCATCCGCGCGGGGATCAGGACGATAGGGTTCATGGCCTCAAATCTATGCTGCCCGGTTGCGCGAGGGGCGGTAGCGTGTAAGAGACGCGAGCGCAACATGAGGCGTGCTGGGGACTCAGAGGGGGATTCCGGCGCGCGGGTTCAAAGCCCGCCCCTGGGGTGGGCCGACAAGAGGCTGACAAGGCTGAAATGAGCGACCTGACGTTCAACAAGATCGCTGGCGGCGTGCTGCTGACCGGCCTCGTTATCTTCGGTCTCCGCGAAGCGTCCGACATCGTCTTCAAGAAGCACGAAGTCGAGAAGGCCGGCTACGAGATCGCGGTCCAGGAAGAATCGGCCGGCGGCGGCGAAGCCGTCGACACCCCGCCGGACTGGAACGCCGTGCTGACCCCGGCCAATGTCGCCGCCGGCCAGGCCGTCTCGGCCAAGTGCGCCGCCTGCCACAAGCTGGACGCTTCGGACGCCAACGCCACCGGCCCCGGCCTGTGGGACGTCGTCGGCCGCAAGCCCGCCTCGCACCCGGCGTACAACTATTCGGGCGCGATGAAGGACTTCGCGACCAAGACCCCGATCTGGGACTACGACGCGCTGTACACCTTCCTGAAGGCGCCCGGTAAGGACGTCCCCGGCACCAACATGACCTTCGTGGGTCTGAAGAAGCCGGAAGACCGCATCGCCATGATCGCCTACCTGCACAGCCTGGGCAGCAAGCTGCCGGTGCCGCCGCCGCGTCCGGCCGCCGCGGCTCCGGCCGCCGCGGGCGCTCCGGCCGCTGACGCCGCGGCTCCCGGCGCCGCG encodes:
- a CDS encoding 3-deoxy-manno-octulosonate cytidylyltransferase, coding for MNPIVLIPARMAATRLPNKPLADIGGVPMIVRVLNQALKAGVGPVAVAAGDPEIVEAVQAAGGLAVLTDPRLPSGSDRILAALAQLDPGSKHDVVINLQGDMPFVDPAVLSDCARVLKEFGDADIATVVAPEASPADRSNPDVVKAVLTMEADGRSGRALYFTRSTLYGDAPVWRHIGIYGYRRAALEAFNAAAPSPLETREKLEQLRAMELGLTIRAAVAATAPISVDNPSDLEAARQAAGKAE
- a CDS encoding c-type cytochrome codes for the protein MSDLTFNKIAGGVLLTGLVIFGLREASDIVFKKHEVEKAGYEIAVQEESAGGGEAVDTPPDWNAVLTPANVAAGQAVSAKCAACHKLDASDANATGPGLWDVVGRKPASHPAYNYSGAMKDFATKTPIWDYDALYTFLKAPGKDVPGTNMTFVGLKKPEDRIAMIAYLHSLGSKLPVPPPRPAAAAPAAAGAPAADAAAPGAAGGTTAPAAGAATAPAAPAAGGATAPPKA